The window GTGGCACTATGTTATGAATCTCTCGAAATAAATCCTTTGGTTCCAGCTCTGCATCGTGATTATCCTTAGCGGACAAGTCAGCTTGTTGGTACCCTGATTTTAAGCGCTCCGCAGGGTAATCCAAGAGGGAGAAAGTTCTGCTCCAAGCTGGCTGCAAAAAGACAACAAAGGTTTCCCTGCTCAACTCTACCAGGTCGACCGGCTTACAAACACAATGAAGGGTGGCCCGAAGCATCCCTTTTGACAATATATCAGCTGCTTCCCCAACCTGAACGATGACACTTTCGGGAGGCGCCTTGACCATAAACACAGAATCCTTTTCTGGATGAAATATCTTCAAATATGTATGCCCACTAGGAGAGGGGAACTCTTGATCACTACTCAGTATGAACATTGGATCTGTTAAAACCGTAAATATTCCATAATCATAATGCCATTGTTGCCATAAATCAGCCCGGCCACCACATGATGATCTGGCAAGAGCCCTCTGTAAACTTGCTTTTGTTGTCCCATTAGCTGGACATCTGCCGTTAGACAGTCCCTTTCTTTTAGCAGCTTGTTTGATTATACAATTATCAACAGTGGAATGATAGTGTATCAGCCGCCCTTTTGCGGTGCAGGATTCCAACAAGCTCTGCTCAAGCTCTCGGCTACCAATAACCCCATCACAAATTCGTGCGAGACAAAGTCCAATCTCCATCAGCCTGATCCCTAGCTCCTTAAAGTCATGTTGGAGATTCTCAAATTCTGCAGACAACTCATCTTTATGCCTCTCTATGTCATCATTCACGACTATCGCCTCACCCTCGGTGCCATCCATATCTGTTCTATTATAGTTTAACTGTGAGGCAAAAGACGATACTATCCTATCTAAGTTCTTCAATGGAACATCACTCCCCAGATTATGCTCCTGTAAGTTcccaaaattttcagaaaacgtactctcttttttttcaatatttttttaaaattttccagaaatattCTTAATTGGAACAATTAGAGAAAAAGTTTACCTTGAGGATGCGGTTTTGATCCTCGTAGTTGAGTAGAGCGAGTTTGCGGGCTAGAGGAAGAAGACTTCTGCGAAGATTGGATGCAACGGGGACGGACTTGACTGCGATTAGGCCGGGTCCGGTGGGGCCTAGGTTTTCCATCACGGTTTGGGTGATTAATTGCAGCCGTTGGATTTGTTgaaaagatgaagaagatgagtCTTTGGCAGAAGATAAGAGGATCAGATCAGAGTAATCGAGTTGGTAGAGTTCCAACGCTTGTCCTGCCTCCTCCATTGCGGGCAGCCCCACCCTCTCACTCACTGTATCGGGACCCTGGAGACGGTTGTCGAAGACGAATTTCGGGCGGGTTTTATTCGAAAGACGCCCTTAAATTATACAGCCGGGACGCGACGTCGTATTTAGGCGATTGAAGGGTTTGTTTCCACAGGGTGTTTATAAAATATTGCTACTGAAACAATAATATATTGCAAATGTGTTTTgtgaaagaaaaatattttattttcctttttggttAGATAAAAtatctttgaaaattttcaaaagcatATATTTCTGAATGTAGCAGAGTAGTGTATAATCAGTTTTTAGAATATGaaatgatttaaaatttttgcaaaatagAAACAAAGCTACGTCTGTGTAATCAGTATTAATAGCTACGTCTGTCtgtaaaggggaaggggagtcAACAAGAATCCCATCGAAGGAAGCTACCTGAAGGAGGTAGCCATGGCCAGTTTGGTGGGGGACGATAGCTACGTGGTAACCGTCTTACCGCCACCACTAGCTGCGAGGCCATGGAACTGCTACTAACCTAACTGATCCATATGATAATCTGCTCAACTTTACATAGGAAGAGAATATATTAGGAATTTCCATAGAGAAACAGTTCATATTGAGACCCAATAACGATAGAGCTGTGAATATAGAGAGACTCGATATTGGCTTTATAATAAACACACAAAACGGGCTTACACTTGCATCAGTAACCGAGAATGCGATCGAAACATGTGTGTGTACAAGTTTCCGAAAATCGCTCCCCATTGACGAGTAAAGTCTAGATTCCCCCTTGCATTCTTCAAGAAGAACGGGTGGAAACCTAGACCGCCAAACTAGCACCATTCTGACAATCAAGACGACTTTACCATCAGAATGTTACATGTAACAAGTCAATCAAGGAGGAGAGTTGCAGAAAACAGCATAAGAGTAAAATTTCTCCAACTACTTGTCACGAACAAGCTGGCTGTTCATTGAGGATTGAGGAAACGTGCATCTAAACTCTAATATCCCATCAGCCAGAGACTAGAGTTGCCTGCTATCAGGCAACGTTCCCCTTGAAGCTCTTTGTCAACCAAATAGCAGTTTCTCTAGGAGAAACCTTCTCTGGTCCAAATGGCTTCAGTAACACTGCAAGTTCTTCGAAGCGTTCTTGCTGCATTAATTGTGCACTAAACTCGAGCAATCCTTCCAATGCTTCAGCTCTTTGCTGGAATGATGATGTGTCAAACCTACGCTGCCGAGAATCTGAAGACGATCGGCTTGAAGCAACAGTTGCTTCATTATGCTCCGAACATTCACTTCCATATTGTTGAACTCCAAGAGTAGGCTCGGCAATTCGTGGTGCCGCTGAAAGTGTTGGGCCAAGTATTTGGATTGTGCATTTGTCTTTGGTGATTGAAAGGTCGCGACTATATGGTGAGGCAGGAGAACACTGAGCAGATGTAGATGAACATCTGCGGATGGGGAATAGATTATCCTCAGAGGAAATCAAGGGAAATTCTACCATTCTGTCAATACGTGGAGCATTAACTGAAACATCCAGTGAGTCCAGACTGTTTTGGAGGCGAGTGTTGGGTATATAAGGTGCCTCCAACTTTACAGCTCTCGATGAAATTGGAAGAGACACTCTACGTGCTGATCTAGATGGTTTATTTGTTGGGGCATGTGATACAGGAAGCTGCACATGCATGCACCATGCCATAAGTCTACCATAAGAAGGCAGAATTCGAAAGTGTATGCAACATAACTACCAGACCGCAACAAGATTGAAATCAAGAACATTAATAATTTAGTGACAGAATAAACTCACCAACTCACGAGTTGAACCAGGATTGGGTATCTTGGATGGAACTGTATGTATCCTAGGAGTGGAAGAGACTTTTGCTGAAGTCAATTTGGGTGTTTTGACAGCAGTTGAAACCTTTGAGGGCATAGGCAAGGCCTTCTTAACCCCGAAATCATCACTGGTACTACCAATAGACAAGCATGAGAATTTCTTCTCCATATGGCTCGTAAAATATTTGACTTTTTCAGAGGAACGAGGAGAGTCCATCTCAGTTCCAGAAATACTAGGATTCAGGGCTCTGTTATTGCCAAAAGATTGCCTTCTTTCCTTATCAGAAAATGGAGGAACAGGTTCAGGCTCCAAAAATCTGGTCTTTGTCAAAAGGTTGGAACTGGGCCATTCAACTGGAATGGTGTGTCGTCTAGGACAATTAGATTTCAGATGGATCTTTAGGACATATGGCTGAAGATGTGGGTGTCTGAGCAAATCTGCAGCCTGAAATAGGGATAAGGGAGGAAAGTCCACGTGAGCTTAGCCAAAGTAAGCATGTAAAGTTCCGACATGCTGAATACAATTCTAACGAGAAGCAATCCTCCACATAAAGACAAGAAATGAGTTTAAGCAAACTAGCAAAATCCAATTTTGTTATGTATGTGATTCTGTTCCTGTGCATAATAAAAAGATTTATCTTGAATACTTACACTAGGTCTGAGTTCTGGGTTTTTTCTCAGCATGCTCTTAATTACGCCGCGACTGGAAGAAAAGTAGGGAGTTAAGAAAGAGTAAAGAAAGACAGGGAGGAGGGGGGAGTCAAAGCAACTACAAAATTCTTCACAGAATTGTATGTTAAGAGGATGTGACAAAGATAAGTAACTCACAATGCACCAGAATACATAGTAGGAAGCGGTGCGACAATagatttgtttattttattaatcaaGCCTTGCATGTCCTGCACATGAAAATCAGGAGACAATCAGACAATAGTTACATAAACAGATCACAACCAATGATAACAATTTGCTTTTCAACCACAGTGGCTTCTCAGTGAGATAACAGGAAGCCCAAGATGGCCAGAACTGACTCCAATAACAAAAAAGTTAAGAATGAAGGTCTAACAGAATACAGAATTAGTTCATATTCTTGCTTTCTGACCATAGAATTATTTTCCGAACTACTCCTCAGCAAACGGTAATTATGATGGACAGAATTCTAATTGCATTGATCTTTCAAATAGGTAAACACTAGCGCGCACGCACACAcacacttatatatatatatatataaagttatAAAAGCCCATTTTAGAGCTAAATTCTAActacaattttaaaatttcaaataaccGAAGCTCCCAAACTTGACAAAATCCAAATTACGACTTACAAAAGCTTTAAATGCAGGCTTGTACGCAGTCATTTCATACATGCAGCATCCTGAATAACCCAACAATTAGCAAGGGAAGAGATTCACAAATCAAGACTAGAAGACAGCAAAACATCAAAGGCTTACCCAAAGACCAGATATCAGACTTGGATCCATAAGGTATATCTGCAAGAAGCTCTGGGCACATGTAGCTCGGAGTGCCAACGACCTGCATTAGGGAAACATAGAAAGTGATCACCTATGGTATGAAGAAATAGGGGATAAAAAATCAAGTACAATAATAACTGGCCACTAACTGAGGAAGCAAGATCATCAGAAGTCAATACTTTAGCAAGACCAAAATCACCTGCAAACAAGAATACTAGTCTGAGAAAAGTAGCTACCcaaaatgggtattattggctGCTAAGTCCTAAATGAACGGAAAAATCCATAAAGATAGCAAAATCCACCAATGTCTCATTTACCTAGACGAATGTCTTGatctttggtcaaaaaaatatTTGAGCACTGAAGTATATAAATATGTCAGTACAAAGTAATAACTGTGATAATAAATGTATAACaaagttttctcaaactttCAACATAATGCAGATAAAGACGACTTACCTTGACATCGCGGTGAAGAATATAATTACTATGCAAGTAATCAAGTGCCATCAGCAATTGAACGAGCCATCTGCAAAGCTTCTGCTCGCATTTCAACTTTTAGATATGAGACTATACTTCTTATGATGGATAAACATAAGATGCATCTGAAATTGTAACGTCAGACAGGAATAAGTTAGGACAGATAACAACCTCCTTGGGAAAATGAACACCATTTGCCTTCTTAATAGCCTCCGCCCTATTATGAGGAGATGGTAATAGCAAAAGTCACATAAATCACACGTACCATGATCAGAGAAATAGTCCAATACATGTAAAAGAGTTAACCAACATACATGTCTCCTCCTTCACAATATCCTATAACAATGCACACGTAACAACCCTGCAAAAACacaataatctcaaaaaaaattcactaaacAAGCAATGTGATCATGCAAGTTTTACCAAAGATAGAAGCCATTGCAATACACCTTTGTTTGTGATTCACATGACAATTATAAAATCCTTTATCAAGATGATGGTGATTCCACATGAAACTAGCTTCCatgagttgaatttctgcatACCTTTTCTACCCAGGAATCTTTGTACTCGACGATAAATGGGTTTCGTGCTCTAGAAAGAAGCTCCATCTGAAAGTAAAAATTTGTGGACATActcaccaaaaagaaaaaaaatgaaatgaaaaaataaaagcacAGTATATCCATGTGAAATTAAGAAACACTTTATATTAATAAAATCTCGCTTGActgcattttttttaacaagtaaGAAACTTCAAGAGCTTCGAGTTAAATTTAGAGAAATCAACTGAAAAAGTGTCAAGTTATGATTTCAACCTATGAAATCCATGATAAGGTGTAAAGGCTTAAAGCCCAATGGAGAGATTTTAGCTTGCTTAATAATCAAACACCCTACGGTTACTGAAATGCCTTTTGAAAGGTATGCCTGAGGTGCCATAAGTAGAGTTGGAGCTTTTTGTATTCGTTGACTGACCTCCTGGTGGGCAGACCTGCGCGTTCTGTCGGTTTGGCGAGCAAGACGTATCTTTTTTAAGACATACCTTGAACATTAAAAAATAACAACAGCTTGAAAACTATGCGATCCACAACTAAAATAGTAACACAAAGTACAAAAAATGGGTTGACAAACGGCATATGTAACTTGGCAGCCCATTTAAGTTTGAATGAAAAGTGCGCATAAATGGCAGAATACTGGAAACTTCctgacctttttttttcaagtttatgCCTCACGAGTAAAGCCGAACCAAAGGAACCTTTACCAATCTGCTCCAGTATCTcgtaattttccattttctgcGCTTCCAATGCAACAACACCTAACTTCCACCACTAAAGATGACTCCAGTTACAGTTGCAAGAATCACATTTCAGTTACCTGCACTAGAAATTTGCCAGCGAGAAAAATTAGCAAGTGGAGTATGAAAGACAAAGATGATTAGAAAGCCAAGCAAGCAAACATTGGCATCAACTCCTTCAGCTCGTGTGTTATCGTATAAACTTTCATTTGCCAAAACTAGGTGATAGGCCCGCAAATTCCAAATTTTGGTCATCTAATAGccaaaagcatatatatatatacactaatTTTACTGTTATTCCAAGAGAGTGAGACGATACAGTTAAATATGCAATATATCCCAAATCCCAGATACCAGTGTGGAGCAGAAAATGGTGCTTTCTTTACAACTAAGAGAGGAAACAAATCTTCGATAACCAAATAGTAAAAGGGAAAAAGACTTAGATAGCAGTGCAAGCCACCAAAGAACCATCAACTATTAAAAaacggaagaaaaaaaaaaccaaaataatTCGAGACATCAGGGATTTGTTAGAGCATAAAGCTAATAGCAGAAAATGGCAGAGTTAAACACATACAAGAAACATGATAATCTCAAACCATGACCAACCACAAAAGGTAGAATAAGTGAATGAAAAAGGAACTAAACTACCTGAATTTTGGAAATACAAGGTTGTAGCTCAAGCTGATAGCATGCCGTATGTATATGTTCgtggagaaaaataataatgctATGAGAGGATATAACAAAATGACACAGAAGAGCCTACATATTTAGCtgcaaaaatgaacaaaaagcCCTGGATTTTCCTCCGCTGATGTCTACTCCTACTACTATTACTATATCAATTATTTTAAGCGCCAAAGTATTTTAGAGTGAGAGAGACGAAAGGAACAGCAGAGAGCGGCGAAATAATTTGCTCCAATTCTTCCAAGTAAAGCGAGCGATGCCACGGGAAAGGCGTGGGGTGGGACACGAGTAAAAAGAGAGTGGAATATTAGTACTACTATATGTATTTTCCTCCAGATTTCAAACTTTCAAAATTTAGACAGCGGTCCGACCCACCCGGAGCCCGAGGGGTTCCGGACACAGAAACAGAGGAATAAGCCCTCACCATACGACGACCGTCCCCGTGTTTCATGATTAGGAGATCTTCTGTCTCATCTCATTGTTACTGGGCATTAAATTCAGTATCAATCTCCCTCTTGTTATGTAAGAATAGAAAAAATTTGAATAAGTAACATATGATAAGTTAAATTAACAGAATATTTTGTATAAATATAGAAAAAAGTGGCACTGAGAATCCCACGTGCATGATCATGATTCATACGTTCGTGGAAATAGCGAgatatatattatatgtattTTTTATGTTTCGCAATTTTCATGCTTAGCTTTTATATTGTCTATTCTTCGACGAGATGAGTTAAAGTACTCCCTCCTCAACAAAAATAGGCTTTACTTTTTAATTGTGTTCGTGTCATATTATGGCCCCAATTCAAGTTTAAAATCAGTTGATTAATATGTTGATATTCAATGCAGACATTGTTTGGAtaatgaaattatcccaaataatatttcgcttgcatcataaacacatttttcaaccaatttttttatatttccaaccattttttttatctcacatacatcatatcacaaaaagtactatagtaattattccaaataatagtCTATCCAAACAATCATGTTAACTGTATTCAACACCAGGGCTTCCGTCTTCTAAGATATTGAGTTAAATACTTCATAACTATATTCAAAATATAAAAAGTCTCTCCATTATCTTCGAAGAGAACTAAGTATATTTGACTGTTTTAATTACATTAATTTACACATCTCAATATGTAAAAAATGAGAGTATAACGAGAGTAGGTCTACTTTTATAGGATGAAGAAATACTTGTTTTCTAATTCTGTGTTGTTGCAAAATCATTTGAGAAATCTCAAGCATGAGTATGTCCATTGATTGTACAAAATGAATGCATTTGTAACCTCCTCTCTTCAGCAACTTAGACAGACAGCGTGACGCCAATCGTTTTGTCCGTATCGAATTGGCACCACTAACTGACTAAAGCCCGTGAAGGATGATTTTGTGTTGTTGTCTTTTCAAAGAAACATTTCCCTGCAACAACCACAGACAACATCCAGAAGGAAATCTACCGGATTGGTGCAAGCGGTAGACCGAAGAAGATGTTTAGCGTGAGCCAATTCTATGTAAAATATAGGAAAGTTTGAAAGGCGAGTCCTGATTTCCGGATTTCAATCGCTAGTCATTCTCATTTAGGACTTTTGTTGTCAATTAACAACAAATCGTAATACAATGCGTATAAGGTTGaccaaaaaaataagaaataaaaaagaattaaatattttatacactgacagtatatatatattatcagtgCCGAATGACTGACgactatacaaaatttgaatttgaatttgaattccaACTTTTTCACATGTATCATGGATCCAACGATGAtgacagtgtatacaccgtcagtgtatacaagatttactcaataaaaaatGGGGTGTAAGTGCATTGCATCGTATTGCAATAGCCCTATAAATCTTTAGggaagagagggggggggggggtgggggatCTTGAAATTGTCCCTTTTAAGTTTCTACCCTAAGGTTGCCATGTACAGATCAGATGCATGAAAACGAATGGCAGTGTCGTGGACTGGCATAAACATGAATCTGGCAGATCTAAAAAGGTGAAGAGGCAAAAGCAGGTGGTTGTGACGTTAATAAGTTCAAGTGTGGGTAAGCAAGCAAGGTGTGATTACTATAATAAGTGGTGGGTGGGAAGATTTGACATTCTATCCGCATAAATCTTTACGTTTACCAACTTCAATTTTCCCAACTGTACATAATAGTTTAAGCAAAATGGCATAGTAGTACACTATATTGGCTACTTTATGCTGTCAAACTTATGTACCGATGCTGGGTGGAAATTCTTTTTCCCTTCTGTATGTATGTAGAAGAATATGCTCGAAGCCTTTGGATGCTTttaatatttttcaaatattatttaATTTTCATCATAAATactaatatttataaaaaaaatgtatttttttttataatgagAGTGTTTGCCCACGGATGAAAGTTGTCGGTCTGCAAcccaaccccaaaaaaaaaaaaaaaaagaggaaaaggaagaCCGATGGCCGCACAAAAGTGGACTCAAGGAGGAGTGCTTTTTCGGGTCATAACTGGGCCTAAATTAGGATTGTTGGACTTGCATCTCTGGGctaaaggaaagaaatttggaGAATGACATTTCCACAATGGGTCGTTCGCTTTGTTATCTCGTCAAGGACCATTTATTATTATCTTTAATTTTTTACCAATTGGAGAGGTCAAACTGAGTAATTTTAACCAATTGGAGAGGACTGTCAATGATCAGTCCTACTCTCTAACTTTTTAGCCTTGAGAATTGAGTGGCCCGTGGGCTTGGGAATACGAAACGGTGCCCAGGCATTTAACTTTTGTCTTCTCCTAACTTCTGCTTTCCCCTCGCCGAAGATGGAGCCCAATTTCTACCAAGACAACGTCTAGgccacatttttcttcttttcaaaaaaaaaaaaaaaaaaaaaatcgtttgTTTTAAAACAGAAGATGAGAACGCGACATTGGTATCTCATTCTTGGAGTAGTAGGGTGAAGggaatgaagaaaagaaattagtgAAAATTGATATATATTATACCACAAAACTTAGTGGGTCGGAGAAGCATTATTCATTAATGGGTTCCAca is drawn from Coffea arabica cultivar ET-39 chromosome 1c, Coffea Arabica ET-39 HiFi, whole genome shotgun sequence and contains these coding sequences:
- the LOC113733242 gene encoding uncharacterized protein; this encodes MEEAGQALELYQLDYSDLILLSSAKDSSSSSFQQIQRLQLITQTVMENLGPTGPGLIAVKSVPVASNLRRSLLPLARKLALLNYEDQNRILKEHNLGSDVPLKNLDRIVSSFASQLNYNRTDMDGTEGEAIVVNDDIERHKDELSAEFENLQHDFKELGIRLMEIGLCLARICDGVIGSRELEQSLLESCTAKGRLIHYHSTVDNCIIKQAAKRKGLSNGRCPANGTTKASLQRALARSSCGGRADLWQQWHYDYGIFTVLTDPMFILSSDQEFPSPSGHTYLKIFHPEKDSVFMVKAPPESVIVQVGEAADILSKGMLRATLHCVCKPVDLVELSRETFVVFLQPAWSRTFSLLDYPAERLKSGYQQADLSAKDNHDAELEPKDLFREIHNIVPPLSLRMRHGMTFAEFSRETTKQYYGGSGLQSKR
- the LOC113733210 gene encoding serine/threonine-protein kinase Nek2-like isoform X1, whose amino-acid sequence is MENYEILEQIGKGSFGSALLVRHKLEKKRYVLKKIRLARQTDRTRRSAHQEVSQRIQKAPTLLMAPQAYLSKGISVTMELLSRARNPFIVEYKDSWVEKGCYVCIVIGYCEGGDMAEAIKKANGVHFPKEKLCRWLVQLLMALDYLHSNYILHRDVKCSNIFLTKDQDIRLGDFGLAKVLTSDDLASSVVGTPSYMCPELLADIPYGSKSDIWSLGCCMYEMTAYKPAFKAFDMQGLINKINKSIVAPLPTMYSGAFRGVIKSMLRKNPELRPSAADLLRHPHLQPYVLKIHLKSNCPRRHTIPVEWPSSNLLTKTRFLEPEPVPPFSDKERRQSFGNNRALNPSISGTEMDSPRSSEKVKYFTSHMEKKFSCLSIGSTSDDFGVKKALPMPSKVSTAVKTPKLTSAKVSSTPRIHTVPSKIPNPGSTRELLPVSHAPTNKPSRSARRVSLPISSRAVKLEAPYIPNTRLQNSLDSLDVSVNAPRIDRMVEFPLISSEDNLFPIRRCSSTSAQCSPASPYSRDLSITKDKCTIQILGPTLSAAPRIAEPTLGVQQYGSECSEHNEATVASSRSSSDSRQRRFDTSSFQQRAEALEGLLEFSAQLMQQERFEELAVLLKPFGPEKVSPRETAIWLTKSFKGNVA
- the LOC113733210 gene encoding serine/threonine-protein kinase Nek2-like isoform X3, which gives rise to MENYEILEQIGKGSFGSALLVRHKLEKKRYVLKKIRLARQTDRTRRSAHQEMELLSRARNPFIVEYKDSWVEKGCYVCIVIGYCEGGDMAEAIKKANGVHFPKEKLCRWLVQLLMALDYLHSNYILHRDVKCSNIFLTKDQDIRLGDFGLAKVLTSDDLASSVVGTPSYMCPELLADIPYGSKSDIWSLGCCMYEMTAYKPAFKAFDMQGLINKINKSIVAPLPTMYSGAFRGVIKSMLRKNPELRPSAADLLRHPHLQPYVLKIHLKSNCPRRHTIPVEWPSSNLLTKTRFLEPEPVPPFSDKERRQSFGNNRALNPSISGTEMDSPRSSEKVKYFTSHMEKKFSCLSIGSTSDDFGVKKALPMPSKVSTAVKTPKLTSAKVSSTPRIHTVPSKIPNPGSTRELLPVSHAPTNKPSRSARRVSLPISSRAVKLEAPYIPNTRLQNSLDSLDVSVNAPRIDRMVEFPLISSEDNLFPIRRCSSTSAQCSPASPYSRDLSITKDKCTIQILGPTLSAAPRIAEPTLGVQQYGSECSEHNEATVASSRSSSDSRQRRFDTSSFQQRAEALEGLLEFSAQLMQQERFEELAVLLKPFGPEKVSPRETAIWLTKSFKGNVA
- the LOC113733210 gene encoding serine/threonine-protein kinase Nek2-like isoform X2, translated to MENYEILEQIGKGSFGSALLVRHKLEKKRYVLKKIRLARQTDRTRRSAHQEVSQRIQKAPTLLMAPQAYLSKGISVTMELLSRARNPFIVEYKDSWVEKGCYVCIVIGYCEGGDMAEAIKKANGVHFPKEKLCRWLVQLLMALDYLHSNYILHRDVKCSNIFLTKDQDIRLGDFGLAKVVGTPSYMCPELLADIPYGSKSDIWSLGCCMYEMTAYKPAFKAFDMQGLINKINKSIVAPLPTMYSGAFRGVIKSMLRKNPELRPSAADLLRHPHLQPYVLKIHLKSNCPRRHTIPVEWPSSNLLTKTRFLEPEPVPPFSDKERRQSFGNNRALNPSISGTEMDSPRSSEKVKYFTSHMEKKFSCLSIGSTSDDFGVKKALPMPSKVSTAVKTPKLTSAKVSSTPRIHTVPSKIPNPGSTRELLPVSHAPTNKPSRSARRVSLPISSRAVKLEAPYIPNTRLQNSLDSLDVSVNAPRIDRMVEFPLISSEDNLFPIRRCSSTSAQCSPASPYSRDLSITKDKCTIQILGPTLSAAPRIAEPTLGVQQYGSECSEHNEATVASSRSSSDSRQRRFDTSSFQQRAEALEGLLEFSAQLMQQERFEELAVLLKPFGPEKVSPRETAIWLTKSFKGNVA
- the LOC113733210 gene encoding serine/threonine-protein kinase Nek2-like isoform X4, producing the protein MELLSRARNPFIVEYKDSWVEKGCYVCIVIGYCEGGDMAEAIKKANGVHFPKEKLCRWLVQLLMALDYLHSNYILHRDVKCSNIFLTKDQDIRLGDFGLAKVLTSDDLASSVVGTPSYMCPELLADIPYGSKSDIWSLGCCMYEMTAYKPAFKAFDMQGLINKINKSIVAPLPTMYSGAFRGVIKSMLRKNPELRPSAADLLRHPHLQPYVLKIHLKSNCPRRHTIPVEWPSSNLLTKTRFLEPEPVPPFSDKERRQSFGNNRALNPSISGTEMDSPRSSEKVKYFTSHMEKKFSCLSIGSTSDDFGVKKALPMPSKVSTAVKTPKLTSAKVSSTPRIHTVPSKIPNPGSTRELLPVSHAPTNKPSRSARRVSLPISSRAVKLEAPYIPNTRLQNSLDSLDVSVNAPRIDRMVEFPLISSEDNLFPIRRCSSTSAQCSPASPYSRDLSITKDKCTIQILGPTLSAAPRIAEPTLGVQQYGSECSEHNEATVASSRSSSDSRQRRFDTSSFQQRAEALEGLLEFSAQLMQQERFEELAVLLKPFGPEKVSPRETAIWLTKSFKGNVA